One part of the Amphiura filiformis chromosome 5, Afil_fr2py, whole genome shotgun sequence genome encodes these proteins:
- the LOC140151992 gene encoding uncharacterized protein gives MPSARSAAKLNSQPDETWALLQKRLIELPMDLTEFVSAEVAEFIELKSTASYTCPGYTLVSLVAVAAFLISLGAEIQTTPGMTTKPVLYSLICGPPTTGKSQALKIAALHPLQMIEDAAKMKLLPSFWKRYLQVACQHTFRNRKMLHT, from the exons ATGCCGTCTGCACGGTCAGCAGCAAAGTTGAACTCCCAACCAGATGAAACATGGGCATTACTTCAGAAGCGATTAATTGAACTGCCAATGGACTTAACTGAATTTGTTTCAGCTGAAGTTGCCGAGTTCATTGAACTCAAATCAACAGCATCATATACTTGCCCAGGGTATACCCTTGTCTCTCTCGTAGCAGTGGCAGCTTTCTTGATCAGTCTTGGAGCAGAAATTCAGACTACACCAGGAATGACTACCAAGCCTGTCTTGTACAGTCTGATTTGCGGTCCACCAACCACTG GCAAGTCACAAGCCCTCAAGATAGCTGCACTTCATCCCTTACAAATGATAGAAGACGCTGCAAAGATGAAGCTTCTACCTTCCTTCTGGAAAAGGTATCTCCAAGTGGCCTGTCAACATACCTTTCGCAACAGAAAAATGCTTCATACTTAG
- the LOC140151803 gene encoding uncharacterized protein: MKWQLARDGRSDKYLWSCRRRVGGKQVSKEISIREGSIFEDSNLTIAEVIQFIYWWCCGLTQTQIKMQMGLNPTTTCSWHYKCRDICEYLVMEKPEKIGGPGKVVQIDESKIGKRKYNKGHLVEGQWVFGGIEEDGRGAFLVCVEERSQAVLLPIIQKWILPGTHIISDGWKAYC, encoded by the exons ATGAAATGGCAACTTGCTAGAGATGGAAGATCTGACAAATACTTGTGGAGTTGTAGACGTCGTGTTGGCGGAAAGCAGGTTTCTAAAGAGATATCTATTCGAGAAGGATCTATTTTTGAAGACAGCAACTTAACCATAGCAGAAGTGATACAATTCATATATTGGTGGTGTTGTGGACTCACGCAGACTCAAATAAAGATGCAGATGGGTTTAAATCCTACTACTACGTGTTCTTGGCACTATAAATGCCGCGATATTTGCGAGTACTTAGTTATGGAAAAGCCGGAAAAGATTGGAG GTCCGGGAAAGGTGGTGCAAATAGATGAAAGCAAGATCGGAAAGCGAAAGTACAATAAAGGACATTTAGTTGAAGGACAATGG GTGTTTGGTGGTATCGAAGAAGACGGAAGAGGTGCATTTCTTGTTTGTGTTGAAGAACGATCACAGGCCGTTCTCTTACCCATTATCCAGAAATGGATATTACCAGGCACACATATAATATCGGACGGATGGAAAGCGTACTGT